The sequence tagccgcgcatcttaccgcacggccaaggaggaCCCCTTCGCCCCgttctccatctcactgaacatatattcatcgcatcgcgaaacaaagaaatacggcactaattttgtcgcttctttttgtcaacgtGCGTACTcactgcagaaaaaaaaaatcaaaaatatgataaacaaatcaaatacctttccattgctttgattttgatgggatgaacatcggagccatgagatgaaatccaggagcagtttcccTGTATAACGtttagaaattgtgggatttttttttgtatttagaTTCAAAGtctgttaaaaaccttatttcacttaagaattatgtgattatgctgaagcatacttcatctTATCTTATCATCGTGGTTTAATAGTATTGAGCTAACTCAAACCCAGAAAATGAAGgcatatgaggcatgcaaaaattgttgccaaatttttatcctcaaccgacttcaattgagtgcaagaaacaaCTGCTATGGACAGCATAAgccggtcacgtccttacaaCCAATTTAGAATTAgtagaggaaaattagtttgacactcattgttataagagaccgaggaatgctttGCATCTCCttgagcgccacgggaaaggaatcgttggttagttgaaaaggtaattcatgtgaagtcACATTGCtagtaagcgactaaatatttattgtatatttaaaacgaagttattttgaaaactcgaagatGAAAACCATGTTTCAATCCAACGAAAAATCcgtgtgcttcgtttaataagcttttacaacacgatcgattctgcactaaataattttgtgctcttcgacgCAGACATTAGTTCcgcactagctggcgtgatcagcatcaacacgatcgatggCATACtgattaaacaaatttctggtctgcgaggcagatttttttttcacttcgctttctcccggactagctgacGTCCCGTgatcagcagcaacacgatcgattccgcactcatattgtgcaaatagtcaaagaatatcacaaaatttaaatttaaatcttgGGGGCTGTTAGTATGTTTCGATGATTCACCATTGACTGTTGAGAATAGTTGATAGGTTTCATGAAACTGGCAAAACTGGCAATTAAATGTGTGGTAATGCCATATACTTCCACACGAGAGCAATAAATTTAGCTTGGACAAGTTTAGAGTTGTGATGGAATCGGTTGCTGGAATATTGAATTCAAACTAGATTGTAAGTTTATTCTATAGATATCATTAGTTTAATAATTATTAACGGAAAATATATTCTAGCTTTGAAACTATGCTTAACTTTTAAGTAAGATTCAAATTGTTGTTTGAACgtaaaatgttgcattttgttttccTTAGGGTCTTCCTAACTCttagcggtgcttacccatccACTTAATCCTGGTTTGAGGCTTAAGCGATGGTGAAGAAATCGTCCTTTGataagaaagaagcgttctaaaagacttcacaagggccctaggaatccacgccacagctttgcctctttgacaaagttatactaATCTGATTACATATACACTCTGAGCCTGGCTTCTGACGCCTGATCTGAGtcgctttttaaaaaaattagaaagaatagttaaagatacttttcattttctgttagacatttctaacaaaacactgaatacgttttatagaaaaaaaaaactaaacacgtatttgtcgactcagaatgggattatgtagAAAGCATGAATAGAAAAACCCCGAATAATATACCTAGCGGCGATGGTGatggtcaaaattgcactttagattcagttatttccaccatatcacatttatttgcgttcatttgaacgTATTTTTCGCAGATTTGGAGAAAAATTtcgattttggaaaaaaaaacccagatcaatctacctagcgttggtggtgcctttctcgcgcattaaaaaaaataagaaaaacacataagagaggtcaaaatagcactttagggggatagattttaatttttccatAAATTCATATTCATTTGcagtcatttgaatgcattgctgcaatcccaaaaaaaatcgtttttgaaaaaaaatttcccaaggggggacctttggcaaaaaaaacaatgtttttctaataACTTTGAATCGCAATGACcgatttttaataggaaacaactagaccgcaatccgcgtctattgcaacttgttgcgagcaaatcggataatgctgtctcacatttttgtacacacacacacacatacagacatcacctcaattcgtctgAGTCGCTGAGTCGATTgacatataacactatgggtctccgagtcttctataaaaagttcggttttgaagtgatcctatagcctttacgtatacttagtatacgagaaaggcaaaaaattccaAGAGAAGACCCTTGGAAAAAATGGggaaaaacaagtttttttatTAACTCCGGAACGCTtgcgccaattttcaatagcgaaaaattaggaagggttccgtgtcgaatgcaacctgttgcaagcaaatcggacaagtcaaagtacaaaaaagtgtgtctcacatttttttgcacacacacacacacatacacacatacatacacaaatacagacatcacataaattcgtcgagctgagtcgattggtatataacactatgggtctccgagccttctatcaaaagttcggttttagagcgatcctatagccttcacatatacttagtatacgcgaaaggtaaaaattgtataacattaagttatgaaaacagttttataattttgttcagcggcgtagccaaattttttttgataatacacgacagttttgtttaagtttaaatttgtttctttagaagctagttttttctagcgatttATTTGTACTTCTACGAAACTAAATCAAAATATTAGATTTCGctatgctcaaattccgcggaattttgtttcgaaccacctgaaacgattttttttttcgaaatactgcATATGCTTAACTTTTACCATTTGGGAAAAAGTggcttgatatttttttcgacttttcctaaAAAGCATTCCTATTTAACAGTTGCATTCGTTAATATTATGATAAATATGACCGTTACAGATTCTAGCTCGAAAATGATGAAAATTCATATAGGACTGATATGGGATCACAGTGtagtatactgcccatgatcgcctatttgtaacaatcgacaaatgAAAGCATGGGAGGAATGGAACGATGAAGTTTGTGATATGCATTAGTATGTTTATGGAAATCTTCATGCTAATGATCATATGATTTAACTTGGTGATTACAACCAATCTGGTTAGTCTGGACTATGACAGAAGAGGATGTATCTATCGTTAATTGTGTGCAGTCGCATATCTCTCAAGCTTGTGGGACTCTGCTTGATGGATTTGGCTTGCATGGCCTGACTCAAATAAATCGTCTACTGGATCTTGTGTTAGTAAATGACACCACTCTCGAATTTATTGTTTTacccagagcataaaatattctccttcatgaagcaatttcagtccgaattttaacaaacatcgcatgattattcaaaacatagaatgacatggtcagacgactactccaccaactcattaattcggctgtcactgaatgtgcttactatgtgcaggaaaaaacataattagcattgtttattttgatgtttGCCGTTGAAAGTCCCTcgtggatgaaaatcggattcagttctatgagATAAACTACTTTACCCATTAAAAACTTGTTtatatttcagataatttatcaatttgtagaacgTACATAAATACTCAATGACTCAATGGATTGAATATTAAAtccagtccagagccgactatgaatgtgtctggaagtgagctgacaagtgaaaagAGGTGGAcgtcaccaaaaattttcgattattttacactctgggtTTACCTGTATTTTGTTTTATCAGCACCATAATTGAATTTGTTCTAAGCTTCCGTGGGGTAACACACGCCTTCGAAAGCTCAAGCGAATAAGATCAAAATTGCTTAGCCTTGGACACTGCAAATTACGATGCCCGTTAACCAGAGATTGGTTTTACGGTTAACACTACGTTTCATCCATTCGCTTAGTCAGTGCTCATTTTTTcagtttcatgaaaattttacgTAATGTTTCCAGTGCAAAAGAAGAACGATAAGCAATACATTGAAAACTATCGACGCATCACATCCCTATACAGTTTGTGTCGTGTAAAGCACATATATCTCCGGATCAGCATGGATTTTATCTTAAAAGATAAACTGCAACTAATCTTACATAATTTGCTTCACTATGCTTGCGAAATATGGACTCCGGTACACATGCCTATATGCTCCGGAGTGGATCCTTCGACAACGAAAGTTTCTAAGACTTAATGCCAGGAACACCGAATATGGATTACATGACCCAATTAGGTTTATGTCAAGGAGCTTCAACTTCATTTGACGAGCTCTTCAACGTCAACACATCTACTGCAACCTTCAAACATAGGCTTCAAGTCAGTCAACATGGACTAAAATGTGAGTGAATGTCAATACACCCCAATAGTggagaattcgtctaccttggtgttttttttttaattcctcggATTTCATCAATGACGGGACGAGACGAGACGCGATGAATCATATGAACTGCATGGACTTCCTAGAATAGAATGTTTGTATTCCGTTCGCCAAATGTTTTgtatattgtttttattttttgtcttaTCTTGTAATGTTGTTGAAAAGATGTGGAGTTTTTACGCCATATTGAGTTAGCTACATGGGGAGTTGCTCAACATGACTTTTTCCCATCAAACATCATTAAGACTGTACAGTCCGATGAAGATAATACTGAATATTtaatgaaataaagaaataaataaagaaatggGCAGTGtagtatactgcccatgatcgcctATTTGTAACAATCcacaaaagtaggcatggggGAAATGGAACGATAAAGTTTGTAATATGCATAAGTTTgttaatctatttttttttaatccaaaaaTTGCACAAACACTTTTTGCAGTTGGTAGCATCAGCAGCAATATCTGCATCAATTGATATTTGAATGTAAATCAAtcaatcgcctgctttgagcgtgcttacagcggcacactaggagttagcTTTTGGGAATCAGtttggcgaaaggcatctaatgtttaatatctaGAAACTAAGCACctcaatcaaaaaaatatttgataggcgtagtagcagacaccttcctacataactggtaccaaatagtttttcgtgaaaagttcctactatttggaaaacccgcgttagatgtctttcaccaTACAAACTTAGGGTGGTTAACTAATGCTGGCTATTTTCGCATATACGTTAGCACCTGGTTCTAGGAAGCGACGGATAGGAAACCAgccactgtatgtgattcattgcGTTAATTTTTGTTCAAGGAACATGGCCTACAGGTGCCATAATTTTCCGGTGTTACAGTTATGCGGTCTCTATgctcaattttcaaaacaaactttCATATTTCACCAACTTAGATGAACGAGCTAACAATTTGGAGACAATTCATGAGACTCATAACTCAAAATcgcaaatatgcgatcatgggcagtatagtcTCTTCTGGTAATGCATCCTCGAGATGGGGCGCGTACGCAATGGCGGCATTTGGTTGATTCATATCACTGCataatattgatttgaaaaaagttattagtcAAAAACACAACTAGACCCATGGGTTGTGCAcaatcggaaaaaaaatcctctactAGCCGATAGAGACATTCCACTTAACAGAGCCCAAAACATAGTTTCTTTTCTAATTAAAAATGAACAAGACATATACAATGCATATACAATTTCATGTATACATTTGTACAACCAACTCCAACCCAACAACAACTTACCTTAATCCGCTTCTGCAGTTTCGGCTTCATGAAAGTCATGCAAATGTCTACCACAACTTTGGCAAATTTGGGGAGATTGATCAAATGAACTTCCTTCAAGCGTATTGTAAGGATGTCATTTATTGCTGTtatcaatgttttcaacttgGGAACAGTCCACATTGTGAAATGAGCCACTGTGGTAGCTTGGAAATCCATCAATACCACCATTCCATTCACCTGGTAGGTTTCAACATCGAAAAACGTTTGCAGTACCAAGCTGAGAAGCCGAATTTGCTCTTCAGGTGTAACCGTCCTTGAATCTAGGACACCGTATCGACATACTACCACCATTCGTCCTTTGTCATCCGGCCCTACTGGGAGGACAACTTGACTGACAAAATGTTTATCCCATTCGTTCAGGCGTACTTCGTAGAACTCCGCTTCGATAGAAATTGCCATAAGCCACGCTTCCAAAATTTCACAAGCTGCTTGAACGTTGAACTTGCGCACCCGAAGAAATTTCAACAGAAAGATGCAGTCTGTTCGACATCGGATGATCTGCGGATGCTTGGCAATAAATTCTCGTATTTGTGCTAATGCTGATTCCCGGGTGTTATCAGTTTCATGCAGCTCCTCCTCAGCCTTTCGTAAGTCTTTAGCATCCAGTGTGGATTCGTACTGGTCGTACGATAGTGGCTTTTTATCCATTCCCGGGAACGCTGAGCTCATTTTGAACCGATCTTTTGAAAGTGCCGCGAATAACTAGATTAGCAAGGAATTGCTTTTTTAGTAGATACATCTGCGTGTTCCGATAGATGGAATATTGCTAGAGACGGACAATGTTGTGGAGGAGAACTGTTCAAAATGCGTCCGTGTGATAAATGGCCATGGGTCACGTACGCTATTCCGCCACCTTGCGTTTTTCGACGGTGTagcattttttcaatgattcaAATCACCAACAATCAACGGTGTTTTAAATTAATATTCACAAACTATATAAGTCGTTTAGCATCATGGGTGCGTGTTGACCCTTCTTCTcctattaactttttttctagATAAAGCTATTCAATCTGTATCAAATTATTGATGTAGCGTGAGTATCAGTGAAGTTAATTGAGAAAACAAAAGTACATTCTGTCAAAGGCGCATCATAAAATCGGTCCTATCAAAGgttataatttttgttttaattgctTATTATCAAAACACTTAATTCAGACTGATCATTCTGAGAATTTTACAGTTTGTAATGGCTTTGTTTTGTGTGTGATTTTTGACGCTTCTACTATAGGCTACTTTTAAAAGTTGACATATTCAGTAAAACCCGTGTGTGTTTTTCGAACCGGCTTAAATTTGCTTGGAAAATTAagaatataaactttttatttgAACAGTTTCTTTTAAGATGTTGTCGAATTTTCATATGAAAGTTTTTCTTGGGATGACTGTACTTAACCTCACTAAATAagtttatttataataattcctAGAAAACGATGCAAATGTGCATTAATGAGTCCCTAAAAGATGCTGCGCGAGAAACGAGCACGTGTCAACATCTTCAATCAACGTAATGGTTGTATAATCCCACGGGTGCGTGATGAGCCATTAACTCCTACATCATGTTGATTCAATAAAGCAATGAGAATTATATAAAAGCGTGAGATGCAAGGAAGTTAATTATGAACGCATTCAAAACTTTGACGAAGGCATACTAGAAGAAACCCTGAGAGGAATTAGAAATCATTTCATTTTGACTGCTCAACCTCGTCGATTATATTCATCAGTATTTATATGTATAATGTGCTCCCTCTGAGACAATACAcctgattctgtttttacacggattttttttacacggccgtgtaaaaaaaatcccatacaaaatttttgcaaagttgctccattttgcatgattcattcaactttttatacacggattttcaaattttgaactgaaaactttttttacacgaaacgcatcccccgtgtaaaaaaagaatcgggtgtacttaaATAACTAATTACTTTCCAAcgtaatttatgcaaactttgtgttatttggcaGTCCAAAAAGTCGTTAATGCATTGCCTGTGAGttgtcatataaaaatattatattgaagctttttgaaaattcatgaAAACATGGGTTTTAGCAAGTGCCTGGGCAAAACGCCATTGTGTGCCACTACAAAGACGTTTTATaccccttcattagtattttatctaccccataataaaaaggttacaagcCCCTATGTGCTTGTCATAAAAAATCAGCATAAGTCGatttaagcaggtttgaattacattccTATAGTTTCCATATCATTTGGAAACAACTGCTGCTGGgttcgccgcgcttgtgtccaatAGGTAAGGGCTCATCGTATTGCATACATTGGGGCGATTTGACCagtgaaatatattttcaaaaaccgcaacatttttgaggatggaaGCAAATGACCTATCTCGTAAAAAATGGtatctcgtttttttttgtctcagtcgattctttggcttatttaagatcaactttcccaaagaatccatattttttgaagcctctaactatttttaaaataaaaaaaaccaaaaccgaaaaagtgctgcacgtgtgagcCTGCcggaaaaattcacccgatgtttgttcaaaatcgtgccaatcttaaaaaaaaacagcactttttcgatttttccaagaaatcccttTCAGACTTCTCCAATATATTCTGACagaagtcctccagaaattcttttcagAGTtttatgttgaattcaaaaatgaaatattcCGGGAAGTTCTGTATGGATTCTTCAGGCAATTCCTTCATCaaatcctcaagaaatttccacagaaactCTACcagaaatttccttaagaatgtTTAACCACAAGTTACTAAAAACAATCCTTCATcaattttagcattagcattgcattagcatttagcaattcgcacaaattcgtaggtggtacaagccaagactattgtatgagagtagcatcactttcatccgttaccatagatattgatttgggactaatcactatctcttagatggaagcaatgcaccctccaatagtcgagatctgtcctggccacgtccttgcgaatgctgaggaaggggaaggatggttagttggacacctacttaagaaagatgcagagaactctacgacctctcataggtgccacgggagattttgggattgtgtggaaggttataacagtaggaatcgttttggtagaacgtgaaacacagaaagaactaagatataaatacaaagtaggaaagggacgagcctggaatagaactcacgacctcctgcttataaggcagaagcggtagccactagaccaccgagctcgttctTCACCAGAAATCACTCAGgaaatttcccaggaattcctccggttcttccaggaaattccctcatcaattcctccggaaatttgcaCAATAGTACGTCTAAAAATTCCCTCCCTCAATAAAACCTCCGGAATTGCCTTCAGTAATTCTTTTAGATGTTACTTCTAGAATTCCTCAAGAGAGTCCATCAGAAATTCCCCAagagtttctttggaaattctccatgcaatttcttcgcaaatttacttggaatttctctgaaatttcggAAGGCATTACTTCGGAAATCctcccaaggattcaaacaggCAGTCCTTTATAAATTGCCCCAGTACTTCCTCGGGACATTCCTTCAACAAATCCCCCGGGATACCTAGATACTTGGTTTGCTACAAAGTCGATACATCTATGCCTGGCGTATCGCTGAGCTCCATAATCGTaagtcttgggcgatgttcctccagttgcCTCAAACGTTTAGGCTCtcccgattccaccgcgtgtaGCCAGCTTGtttgtggccttccacgaagtcgccagCCTCTATATGGTTCTCTGTTAAATTTTTTTGTTCACTATTCTTTTTACCGATATTCGAACTAAATGCACTGAAGTCTGTCGTTTTTATACGatttacaatattttcttcCTTGTACACgtgatacagctcgtgattcatgggattgcgattcaTTCGATTCTAGTTTCTCTTCgcgtattgtacgcagcacttttcactCGAAATCTTTCCGGTCCACCTGGACCACCTggactggtagaatcagagttatATAAAGTGCAAATTTCGATATCCCCAGGTATCCCTCCAATGAATCGCACTTTAAATTACATCAAAATCTCCTCTGGACATTCCCATAGAGAATTCACCTCAGGAAAATCGTCGGAATTtatttccggaagatcctttggaaatcctacaaaaatctcacaagaatatctctataaatttataaatttttaaatttttaaatttttatttaaatttttaaatttttaaatttttatagtttttttttaaatttttaaatttttaaaatttttaaatctctaaatttttaaatttttaaatttttaaatttttaaatgtttaaatttttatatgtttaaatttttaaattttgaatttttcaatttttcaatttttaaatttttaaatttttaaatt comes from Armigeres subalbatus isolate Guangzhou_Male chromosome 2, GZ_Asu_2, whole genome shotgun sequence and encodes:
- the LOC134218471 gene encoding alpha-tocopherol transfer protein-like isoform X1, whose product is MSSAFPGMDKKPLSYDQYESTLDAKDLRKAEEELHETDNTRESALAQIREFIAKHPQIIRCRTDCIFLLKFLRVRKFNVQAACEILEAWLMAISIEAEFYEVRLNEWDKHFVSQVVLPVGPDDKGRMVVVCRYGVLDSRTVTPEEQIRLLSLVLQTFFDVETYQVNGMVVLMDFQATTVAHFTMWTVPKLKTLITAINDILTIRLKEVHLINLPKFAKVVVDICMTFMKPKLQKRIKFHKSLEELRAAVDNSVLPTIYGGQLSLDEANDRFRKRVEQERDRILLLNEFVFDPTIPNPNATNYNRSGLHSEIANEAVIGSFRKLNVD